In the genome of Drosophila yakuba strain Tai18E2 chromosome 3R, Prin_Dyak_Tai18E2_2.1, whole genome shotgun sequence, one region contains:
- the LOC6538811 gene encoding uncharacterized protein LOC6538811 yields MDQNIKNVDLKLDNIEVLTSGTTAEFVNGILDFLLYQRRQIPFVYKTYKYYVDKWSEADESGQSKDQESFAHYQRNQQRSKAKATKESISDMREVIRQAFRSSEVKSLRFLFGNNTFMPSEVYTLHIPHDSISRDHYCEHHALPEGRINQALLRLLTCEELYTLFSTELNATNVFLEMELLTDTGGLQGSHCDSVNLIPKHVFSKVPRSCKNIHLHLLHCSENAPNELRCCKELDIYHDLGLLNLDKSGADVSKSSEEQDFLKAANETSGWWQAEVIVRGFRAPGNQKSGDLWSS; encoded by the exons ATGGATCAAAATATCAAGAATGTTGATCTGAAGCTGGATAACATTGAGGTCCTGACCAGTGGGACAACGGCGGAGTTCGTGAATGGCATCCTGGACTTCTTGCTCTACCAACGCCGGCAAATTCCCTTCGTGTACAaaacatacaaatattatGTGGATAAATGGTCTGAAGCGGATGAATCGGGGCAATCCAAGGATCAGGAGTCCTTTGCCCACTATCAACGCAaccagcagcgctccaaggCAAAGGCCACCAAAGAATCCATTAGTGACATGAGAGAG GTCATCCGACAAGCCTTCAGGAGCTCTGAAGTGAAGAGCCTCCGATTTCTGTTTGGCAACAATACGTTCATGCCCTCGGAGGTCTATACCCTGCACATACCACATGATTCAATATCCAGAGATCACTATTGCGAGCACCATGCCCTGCCCGAAGGTCGCATTAACCAAGCGCTGCTCCGCCTGCTGACCTGTGAGGAGCTGTACACGCTCTTCTCCACCGAACTGAATGCCACCAATGTGTTTCTCGAAATGGAACTCCTTACAGACACCGGTGGTCTTCAAGGATCCCATTGTGACTCCGTTAATCTAATCCCCAAGCATGTATTCAGCAAAGTTCCACGCAGCTGCAAGAACATACATCTGCATCTCCTGCATTGCAGCGAGAACGCACCGAATGAATTACGCTGCTGCAAAGAGTTGGACATTTACCACGATCTTGGCCTGCTGAATCTGGATAAGTCTGGGGCAGACGTTAGCAAGTCTAGCGAAGAGCAGGACTTTTTAAAGGCAGCAAATGAAACCAGCGGTTGGTGGCAGGCCGAAGTCATAGTTCGCGGTTTCAGAGCTCCTGGCAACCAGAAATCGGGAGATTTGTGGTCTAGCTAA
- the LOC6538809 gene encoding uncharacterized protein LOC6538809 encodes MSEKPTVLILGGCGFIGRNLATYLLDNELAQEIRLADKTPPQMAWLNEEQTRVFESDRVEFCSANLINAASCKAAFAPHPTTGRAWDIVINCAAETRANQDDAVYKEGILKLSLNCANEAANQRAKRYVELSSGCVNSSEKTPLKEDCKSDPWTGVAKQKLKVEKELANIDDLSYTVVRLPVVYGIGDKRYLMPRIIIAAIYKYLNETMKLLWNDAMRLNTVHVSDVCAAVWQLAQSPKTAGQIYNICDDSASTQGTISNLLVDIFDINLDFFGLVMSNLAKLYPTDTVSEINDKHMAPWAEICQRNGIDNTPLTPYLDEEQLQHKHLYLDNTKLKDFGYVLKHPKVTRELLMEMINDYVKQQLFPKSLVL; translated from the exons ATGTCTGAGAAGCCGACTGTTCTGATTTTGGGTG GCTGCGGCTTCATTGGACGCAACTTGGCCACTTATCTGCTGGACAATGAACTGGCGCAGGAAATACGACTGGCCGATAAGACGCCGCCGCAGATGGCATGGCTGAACGAGGAGCAGACGCGGGTCTTCGAGAGCGATCGGGTGGAGTTCTGCAGCGCCAACCTCATAAACGCCG CCTCTTGCAAGGCGGCTTTTGCGCCACACCCCACCACCGGCCGGGCCTGGGACATCGTCATCAATTGTGCGGCTGAGACGCGTGCCAACCAGGATGATGCCGTCTACAAGGAGGGCATCCTGAAGCTCAGCCTGAACTGTGCCAATGAGGCGGCTAATCAGCGGGCCAAACGGTACGTGGAACTCAGCTCCGGATGTGTGAACAGCAGCGAGAAGACGCCGCTAAAAGAGGACTGCAAGTCGGATCCGTGGACGGGCGTGGCCAAGCAGAAGCTGAAGGTGGAAAAGGAACTGGCCAACATTGACGATCTCAGCTACACGGTCGTCCGTTTGCCCGTGGTCTATGGCATTGGCGATAAGCGCTATTTGA TGCCGCGCATTATAATCGCTGCCATTTACAAATACCTCAACGAGACAATGAAGCTGCTGTGGAACGATGCCATGCGTTTGAATACGGTGCACGTATCGGACGTGTGCGCTGCCGTTTGGCAACTGGCTCAGAGTCCCAAGACCGCCGGCCAGATCTACAACATCTGCGATGATTCAGCATCGACGCAGGGCACCATTAGTAATCTTTTGGTGGATATTTTCGACATTAATTTGGACTTCTTCGGCCTTGTAATGTCGAATTTGGCAAAA CTTTATCCCACGGACACCGTCAGTGAAATCAACGACAAGCACATGGCACCCTGGGCCGAGATTTGCCAGCGCAATGGCATCGACAACACTCCGCTGACACCCTACCTCGACGAGGAGCAGCTCCAGCACAAGCACCTCTACTTGGATAACACGAAACTGAAAGACTTTGGCTACGTGCTGAAGCATCCGAAAGTCACTCGCGAGCTGCTTATGGAGATGATCAACGACTATGTGAAGCAGCAATTGTTTCCAAAATCGTTGGTTCTTTGA
- the LOC6538810 gene encoding 40S ribosomal protein S19b: MPGVTVKDIDQHVLTKTMAAFLQKSGKVAVPEVAVYVKTAKFKETAPTDDDWFFIRCASIMRHLYLRSPSGVAAFTKIYGGRMRNGVHPSKYCRSSEGCIRKALQALEAAHMVEKHPEGGRKLTSLGQRDLDRIANKIVAKQRQATAPVSMIITT, encoded by the exons ATGCCGGGGGTTACAGTAAAGGATATTGATCAGCACGTGCTAACCAAGACTATGGCAGCTTTTCTACAAAAATCCGGAAAAGTTGCCGTGCCAGAAGTGGCTGTGTACGTAAAGACTGCCAAGTTCAAGGAGACTGCTCCCACCGACGACGATTGGTTCTTCATTCGTTGTGCCTCCATCATGAGGCACCTGTACCTGCGCAGTCCCTCCGGGGTGGCGGCCTTCACCAAGATCTACGGCGGACGCATGCGCAACGGAGTTCATCCGTCGAAGTACTGTCGCTCATCGGAGGGCTGCATTCGCAAG GCTCTTCAAGCTTTGGAAGCTGCTCACATGGTGGAGAAGCATCCGGAGGGGGGTCGTAAGCTGACTTCCCTGGGACAACGTGACTTGGATCGCATTGCCAACAAGATTGTGGCCAAGCAGCGACAGGCTACTGCACCAGTTTCCATGATTATCACTACCTAA
- the LOC6538812 gene encoding 26S proteasome regulatory subunit 4 gives MGQNQSAQGGAGDKKDDKDKKKKYEPPIPTRVGKKKRRAKGPDAAMKLPQVTPHTRCRLKLLKLERIKDYLMMEDEFIRNQERLKPQDEKNEEERSKVDDLRGTPMSVGNLEEIIDDNHAIVSTSVGSEHYVSILSFVDKDQLEPGCSVLLNHKVHAVVGVLSDDTDPMVTVMKLEKAPQETYADIGGLDTQIQEIKESVELPLTHPEYYEEMGIKPPKGVILYGPPGTGKTLLAKAVANQTSATFLRVVGSELIQKYLGDGPKLVRELFRVAEEHAPSIVFIDEIDAVGTKRYDSNSGGEREIQRTMLELLNQLDGFDSRGDVKVIMATNRIETLDPALIRPGRIDRKIEFPLPDEKTKRRIFTIHTSRMTLAEDVNLSELIMAKDDLSGADIKAICTEAGLMALRERRMKVTNEDFKKSKESVLYRKKEGTPEGLYL, from the exons atg GGACAAAACCAATCGGCCCAAGGGGGAGCTGGCGACAAAAAAGATGACAAGGATAAAAAGAAGAAGTACGAGCCTCCAATCCCGACGCGCGTTGGCAAGAAGAAGAGGCGCGCAAAGGGTCCGGATGCGGCCATGAAGCTGCCCCAGGTCACGCCCCACACCCGCTGCCGCCTTAAGCTGCTCAAGCTGGAGCGCATCAAGGATTACCTGATGATGGAGGACGAGTTCATCCGCAACCAGGAGCGCCTGAAGCCCCAGGACGAAAAGAACGAGGAGGAGCGCTCCAAGGTTGACGATCTGCGCGGCACCCCCATGTCCGTGGGCAACCTGGAGGAGATCATCGATGACAACCACGCCATCGTGTCCACATCGGTGGGATCCGAGCATTATGTCAGCATCCTGTCCTTCGTGGACAAAGATCAACTGGAACCAGGCTGCTCTGTGCTGCTCAACCACAAAGTGCACGCTGTGGTCGGAGTCCTCAGCGACGACACTGATCCAATGGTTACGGTGATGAAACTGGAAAAGGCACCGCAGGAGACTTATGCAGATATTGGTGGATTAGATACTCAGATCCAGGAGATCAAGGAGTCTGTCGAGCTGCCACTGACCCATCCCGAGTACTACGAGGAGATGGGCATTAAGCCGCCCAAGGGCGTCATCCTATATGGACCTCCTGGCACGGGCAAGACCCTGCTGGCCAAGGCTGTGGCCAACCAGACCTCGGCCACTTTCCTGCGCGTTGTGGGCTCAGAGCTTATCCAGAAGTACCTGGGAGACGGACCGAAGCTAGTGCGTGAGCTCTTCCGTGTGGCCGAGGAGCACGCTCCATCCATTGTGTTCATCGACGAAATCGATGCAGTGGGCACAAAGCGCTACGATTCAAATTCTGGTGGCGAGCGAGAGATTCAGCGTACTATGTTGGAGCTGCTGAACCAGCTGGATGGTTTCGATTCGCGCGGCGATGTCAAGGTGATCATGGCCACCAATCGTATCGAGACTCTGGATCCGGCGCTAATTCGTCCCGGTCGTATTGACCGCAAGATCGAGTTCCCGCTGCCCGATGAGAAGACTAAGCGCCGCATTTTCACCATCCACACATCGCGCATGACGCTGGCCGAGGATGTAAACCTCAGCGAATTGATCATGGCCAAGGATGATCTATCTGGCGCCGACATCAAGGCCATCTGCACAGAGGCCGGCTTGATGGCGCTGCGAGAACGCCGCATGAAGGTGACCAACGAGGACTTCAAGAAATCAAAGGAGAGCGTCTTGTACCGGAAGAAGGAGGGCACGCCCGAGGGTCTTTATTTATAA